One Ricinus communis isolate WT05 ecotype wild-type chromosome 7, ASM1957865v1, whole genome shotgun sequence genomic region harbors:
- the LOC107261655 gene encoding uncharacterized mitochondrial protein AtMg00810-like, whose protein sequence is MDVKNSFLNEDLHKEVYMVPPLGLDHDSEDCKLRKALYGLKQALRAWFEKFTTVITSLGFYPSNHDSALIGPNDLGPLRYFLSIEVASSPKGYLLSQSKYISDIFKRARLSNNKTVDTPIALNDRYSTSDGSPLPDLSLYRTIVGSLVYLTITRPDIAYAVHIVSQFVISPTTVHWAAVLHILRYLRDTQFKTLLFSSTSSLELCAYSDADWAGDPIDRKSTTGFCIFLSDSLISWKSKKQDIISRSSMEVEYRAMASTTCVIVWLQWLLADMGVFLRNRFIYIVIIRVLFRLHTIRSFMNGPSISKSTVILPVIIFKMAP, encoded by the exons ATGGATGTTAAAAATTCCTTTTTGAATGAAGACCTCCATAAAGAAGTTTATATGGTTCCTCCTCTTGGCCTTGATCATGATAGTGAAGATTGCAAACTTAGGAAGGCTCTTTATGGTCTCAAACAGGCTCTTCGCGCCTGGTTTGAGAAGTTTACTACTGTGATTACTTCACTTGGCTTTTATCCTAGCAACCATGACTCTGCACTAATTGGTCCAAAT GACCTAGGTCCCCTTCGTTACTTCTTGAGTATTGAAGTTGCTTCCTCTCCTAAAGGGTATCTCCTTTCTCAATCTAAGTATATTTCTGATATTTTTAAGCGTGCTCGTCTTTCTAATAATAAGACTGTTGATACTCCGATTGCGCTCAATGATCGTTATTCTACTTCTGATGGTTCTCCTCTGCCAGATCTGAGTTTATATCGGACTATTGTTGGAAGTCTGGTTTATCTTACTATCACTCGTCCTGATATCGCATATGCTGTTCATATAGTCAGTCAGTTTGTTATTTCTCCTACTACAGTTCATTGGGCTgctgttcttcatatcttgagATACCTCCGCGACACTCAGTTTAAgactcttttattttcatctaCTTCATCTTTAGAGTTATGTGCTTACTCTGATGCTGATTGGGCCGGTGATCCCATTGACCGCAAATCAACTACTggattttgtatttttctaagtGATTCTCTTATCTCTTGGAAAAGTAAGAAGCAGGACATCATTTCCCGATCCTCCATGGAGGTTGAATATCGCGCTATGGCTTCCACTACTTGTGTAATAGTTTGGTTGCAATGGTTGCTTGCTGATATGGGTGTCTTTCTGCGCAACCGATTCATTTACATTGTGATAATAAGAGTGCTATTCAGATTGCACACAATTCGGTCTTTCATGAACGGACCAAGCATATCAAAATCAACTGTTATATTACCTGTCATCATCTTCAAAATGGCACCTTGA